A stretch of the Brevundimonas sp. MF30-B genome encodes the following:
- a CDS encoding lipopolysaccharide assembly protein LapB translates to MLLLRTFFLLACAAVVLAATPARAQWLRAESERFIVYSDGGERPLREFTQKLEVFDRLLRARMGLSVEEVPYRKLPIYLVRNQSALRRINPAISRDTLGFYSASNEDIFAVALIERNNDMGEHTLLHEYAHHFMMQNFPFPYPAWFVEGFAEYYMTTKIEGNRIELGNYNSNRASWILGGSWMSLSDLLSSRPGSSVRNPEMFYPQAWLLTHWFMGNTDRQRMLDAYLRDVGSGGDSIEAIQRATGMSLAELRRALRSYRSLPRIGLNHAFPATEVAVTRLPDSANDLLLLNQRLKIGVPADMRPAVAVDARRAAERHGDDPMALLVLGHGELHFGDKDKGRAALNRLLEVAPQHVEAMQFLASDHLDRARELEDADEAQQQIAAARRLLARAYSLDELNYITMLLLSELRMGDAGWPNANDVTTMEVAYTLAPQLAETRLNLGSALISLNRNDDAILLLAPLANAPHGGGAAEAARSMINRARGVTDQQADEEEDALAAQHRQDEDGEQDGGETLSPPAA, encoded by the coding sequence ATGCTTCTTTTGCGTACGTTTTTCCTTCTGGCTTGCGCCGCAGTCGTGCTTGCCGCAACGCCTGCACGAGCTCAGTGGCTCAGGGCCGAAAGCGAGCGCTTCATCGTCTACAGTGACGGCGGAGAGCGGCCGCTTCGCGAATTCACTCAGAAGCTTGAGGTGTTCGATCGACTCTTGAGGGCCCGCATGGGTCTTTCGGTCGAAGAAGTCCCTTACCGGAAGCTGCCGATCTACCTCGTTCGAAATCAGAGCGCGCTCCGACGAATAAACCCCGCCATCAGCCGCGATACGCTCGGATTCTACAGCGCCAGCAACGAAGACATATTTGCTGTGGCGCTGATCGAGCGAAACAATGACATGGGTGAGCACACCCTGCTTCATGAATACGCCCACCATTTTATGATGCAGAACTTCCCATTCCCGTACCCAGCGTGGTTCGTGGAAGGGTTCGCTGAATATTACATGACGACCAAGATCGAGGGTAACCGGATCGAACTTGGAAATTACAACTCCAACCGCGCCAGCTGGATTCTGGGCGGCTCATGGATGTCCTTGTCGGATTTGCTGTCATCACGACCCGGCAGCTCGGTACGCAACCCGGAAATGTTTTATCCTCAGGCCTGGCTGCTGACCCACTGGTTCATGGGGAACACCGATCGCCAGAGAATGCTCGACGCCTATCTGCGCGATGTCGGCTCTGGTGGAGATTCCATTGAAGCCATCCAGCGCGCCACGGGAATGTCGCTGGCCGAGTTGCGGCGCGCCTTGAGAAGCTACCGATCTCTGCCGCGCATCGGCTTGAACCATGCGTTTCCCGCAACCGAGGTCGCCGTCACGCGGCTTCCTGACTCGGCCAATGACCTGCTTCTGCTGAACCAGAGGCTCAAGATCGGCGTGCCGGCCGACATGCGCCCAGCCGTGGCCGTCGATGCGCGCCGCGCCGCAGAGCGCCATGGAGACGACCCAATGGCCCTGCTTGTCCTCGGACACGGCGAACTACATTTCGGCGACAAGGACAAAGGTCGCGCAGCGCTTAACCGTCTGCTGGAAGTCGCGCCCCAACATGTCGAGGCCATGCAGTTTCTGGCGAGCGACCATCTCGATCGCGCCCGCGAGCTTGAAGATGCCGACGAGGCCCAGCAGCAGATCGCCGCTGCGCGACGACTCTTGGCGCGGGCCTATTCGCTCGACGAACTGAACTACATCACGATGCTTCTGCTCAGCGAACTGAGGATGGGCGATGCGGGTTGGCCGAACGCCAACGATGTCACGACCATGGAGGTCGCCTACACACTTGCACCGCAGTTGGCGGAGACGCGGCTCAACCTCGGGTCCGCGCTCATCAGCCTGAACAGAAACGACGACGCGATCCTGCTTCTTGCCCCGTTGGCGAATGCTCCGCACGGCGGCGGCGCGGCCGAGGCGGCCCGCAGCATGATCAATCGCGCGCGCGGTGTGACGGACCAGCAGGCCGACGAGGAGGAAGACGCGCTTGCCGCCCAGCATCGGCAGGACGAGGACGGCGAGCAGGATGGTGGGGAAACCCTTAGCCCGCCAGCGGCTTGA
- a CDS encoding pilus assembly protein TadG-related protein translates to MKTNRARRGALSRLVERLRGDARGNVAMIFALGLPALLMLTGMGVDLYRADVARNTSQQAVDAAALAAAASRERTQAGLARVAADYMKGNIDLRYLDMRPEPETRFIDDIEVEVTMRGTVRTLFMGVIGVAEMPVNVTATAIRGAAEEVELALVLDNTWSMSVSDARGVTRINALKSASTTLVNELMQRDGARVKIGIVPYADYVNVGTSNFGQPWLKVTAMTEVTETPQACRWTNKTLQTCTPGVKRWEVCSETKDGVTRTWDCEKEYGRTCTTVDLPEAQWKWTCPAPTITTKRWYGCVASRHQGMLRLNDSQPEMKYEGLMQTSQTCLNPILPLTNQKAVILSAVQGLIVNRGSYQPETYIPAGMIWGVNVLSPTAPFTEGGAYHVANRDPRKIMVLMTDGANTLRFVPGSGMHGSATAAQVATTNSDTQAICTYAKSNKIEVFTVALAVESATARQMLEDCASSRDHYFDASDSAALTDAFQEIAASINKVRLIN, encoded by the coding sequence ATGAAGACCAACCGAGCGCGCCGGGGGGCGCTGTCCAGACTGGTGGAGCGCCTGCGCGGCGACGCACGCGGCAATGTGGCCATGATCTTCGCCCTGGGCCTGCCGGCCCTGCTGATGCTGACCGGCATGGGCGTGGACCTGTACCGGGCCGACGTGGCGCGAAACACCAGCCAGCAGGCGGTCGACGCCGCAGCCCTGGCCGCCGCCGCCTCGCGCGAGCGCACGCAGGCGGGGCTGGCGCGCGTCGCGGCCGACTACATGAAGGGCAACATCGACCTTCGCTACCTGGACATGCGTCCGGAGCCCGAAACCCGCTTCATCGACGACATCGAGGTCGAGGTGACCATGCGCGGGACGGTCAGAACCCTGTTCATGGGCGTGATCGGCGTGGCTGAAATGCCGGTCAACGTCACCGCCACTGCGATCCGCGGCGCGGCCGAAGAGGTCGAGCTGGCGCTGGTGCTGGACAACACCTGGTCGATGAGCGTCAGCGACGCGCGCGGGGTCACGCGGATCAACGCGCTGAAATCGGCCTCGACCACCCTGGTCAACGAGCTGATGCAGCGCGACGGGGCGCGGGTGAAGATCGGCATTGTGCCCTATGCGGACTATGTGAACGTCGGCACCTCCAACTTCGGTCAGCCCTGGCTGAAGGTGACGGCCATGACCGAGGTGACGGAAACGCCGCAGGCCTGCCGCTGGACCAACAAGACCTTGCAGACCTGCACGCCCGGCGTGAAGCGATGGGAGGTCTGCAGCGAGACCAAGGATGGCGTCACGCGCACCTGGGACTGCGAAAAGGAATACGGGCGGACCTGCACCACCGTCGATCTGCCCGAGGCCCAGTGGAAATGGACCTGCCCGGCGCCGACCATCACCACCAAGCGCTGGTACGGCTGCGTCGCTTCGCGTCATCAGGGCATGCTGCGTCTGAACGACAGCCAGCCGGAGATGAAGTACGAGGGGCTGATGCAGACCAGCCAGACGTGTCTGAACCCGATCCTGCCGCTGACGAACCAGAAGGCCGTCATTCTGAGTGCCGTGCAGGGCCTGATCGTCAACCGGGGAAGCTATCAGCCCGAAACCTATATTCCTGCCGGGATGATCTGGGGGGTCAATGTGCTGTCGCCGACCGCTCCGTTCACCGAAGGGGGCGCCTATCACGTCGCCAATCGTGATCCGCGCAAGATCATGGTGCTGATGACGGACGGCGCCAACACCCTGCGCTTCGTGCCGGGAAGCGGGATGCACGGGAGCGCCACCGCGGCGCAGGTCGCGACCACCAACAGCGACACCCAGGCCATCTGCACCTACGCCAAGTCCAACAAGATCGAGGTCTTCACCGTGGCGCTGGCGGTCGAATCCGCCACGGCGCGCCAGATGCTGGAGGACTGCGCCTCGAGCCGCGATCACTATTTCGACGCCTCTGATTCTGCGGCCCTGACCGACGCCTTCCAGGAGATCGCGGCGTCGATCAACAAGGTGCGGCTGATCAACTGA
- a CDS encoding acyl-CoA carboxylase subunit beta, which translates to MQHILEELEKRREQARQGGGEKRIASQHAKGKLTARERIEVLLDEGSFEETDMFVEHRSHDFGMDKQRIPGDGVVTGRGTIGGRLVYVFSKDFTVFGGSLSGAHAAKIVKIQKMALTNGAPIIGLFDAGGARIQEGVESLAGYADIFLQNTLASGVIPQISVIMGPCAGGDVYSPAITDFIFMVKDTSYMYVTGPDVVKTVTNEVVSHEDLGGARVHAGKSGVADGAFENDLEALSEVRRLIGFLPLSNREKPPVRDSYDEPERDEASLDTLVPANPNQPYDMKELILKTVDEADFFEIGADFAKNIVCGFGRLDGQPVGVVANQPQVLAGVLDIDSSRKAARFVRFCDAFDIPLVTFVDVPGFMPGTKQEYGALIKHGAKLLFAYAEATVPKLTVITRKAYGGAYDVMSSKHLRGDVNYAWPSAEIAVMGAKGAVEIIFRKEAGDPEALAAREAEYKERFANPFVAAGLGYIDDVIMPHGTRRRLIKALRTLKGKVQENPWKKHDNIPL; encoded by the coding sequence ATGCAGCACATCCTCGAAGAGCTTGAAAAGCGTCGCGAGCAGGCCCGTCAGGGCGGCGGCGAAAAGCGCATCGCCTCGCAGCACGCCAAGGGCAAGCTGACGGCGCGCGAGCGGATCGAGGTGCTGCTGGACGAGGGCAGCTTCGAAGAGACCGACATGTTCGTGGAGCACCGCAGCCACGACTTCGGCATGGACAAGCAGCGCATCCCCGGCGACGGCGTGGTGACCGGGCGCGGCACGATCGGCGGCCGGCTGGTCTATGTCTTCTCCAAGGATTTCACCGTCTTCGGCGGCTCTCTGTCGGGCGCGCACGCGGCCAAGATCGTCAAGATCCAGAAGATGGCCCTGACCAACGGCGCGCCGATCATCGGCCTGTTCGACGCCGGCGGCGCGCGCATCCAGGAGGGTGTCGAGAGCCTGGCGGGCTACGCCGACATCTTCCTGCAGAACACCCTGGCGTCCGGCGTCATTCCCCAGATCAGCGTCATCATGGGCCCGTGCGCGGGCGGCGACGTCTATTCCCCGGCCATCACCGACTTCATCTTCATGGTGAAGGACACGAGCTACATGTATGTGACCGGCCCCGACGTGGTGAAGACGGTCACCAACGAGGTCGTCAGCCACGAGGACCTGGGCGGCGCGCGCGTGCACGCCGGCAAGTCGGGCGTGGCCGACGGGGCGTTCGAGAACGACCTGGAGGCGCTGTCGGAGGTCCGCCGCCTGATCGGCTTCCTGCCGCTGTCGAACCGCGAGAAGCCGCCGGTCCGCGACAGCTATGACGAGCCCGAGCGCGACGAGGCCAGCCTGGACACCCTGGTCCCGGCCAACCCCAACCAGCCCTACGACATGAAGGAGCTGATCCTGAAGACGGTCGACGAGGCCGACTTCTTCGAGATCGGCGCCGACTTCGCCAAGAACATCGTCTGCGGCTTCGGTCGGCTGGACGGCCAGCCGGTGGGCGTCGTGGCCAACCAGCCCCAGGTGCTGGCCGGGGTGCTGGACATCGACTCCAGCCGCAAGGCCGCGCGCTTCGTGCGCTTTTGCGACGCCTTCGACATACCGTTGGTGACCTTCGTGGACGTGCCGGGCTTCATGCCGGGCACCAAGCAGGAGTACGGCGCCCTGATCAAACACGGCGCCAAGCTGCTGTTCGCCTATGCCGAGGCCACCGTGCCCAAGCTGACGGTCATCACGCGCAAGGCCTATGGCGGCGCCTATGACGTCATGAGCTCCAAACACCTGCGCGGCGACGTCAACTACGCCTGGCCCTCGGCCGAGATTGCGGTCATGGGGGCCAAGGGCGCGGTCGAGATCATCTTCCGCAAAGAGGCCGGCGACCCCGAGGCGCTGGCGGCGCGCGAGGCCGAATACAAGGAACGGTTCGCCAACCCCTTCGTCGCGGCGGGCCTGGGCTACATCGACGACGTGATCATGCCGCACGGCACGCGGCGGCGGCTGATCAAGGCGCTACGGACGCTGAAGGGGAAGGTGCAGGAGAACCCGTGGAAGAAGCACGATAATATTCCGTTGTGA
- a CDS encoding endonuclease domain-containing protein, which yields MPDDWLQDRAKAMRKAPAVYESRLWTLVRDRRLNGLKFRRQMRIGPYVADFVCLRHRLIVEADGPFHDAERDGVRDAWLQAQNFRVLRFPNQQIESRDWEVIAAILEATRANGDRPSPLARRGSAYTR from the coding sequence ATGCCGGACGACTGGCTTCAGGATCGCGCGAAGGCGATGCGGAAGGCACCCGCCGTCTACGAAAGCCGCCTGTGGACGCTGGTCCGCGACCGGCGACTGAACGGCCTGAAGTTCCGCCGCCAAATGAGGATAGGCCCCTACGTCGCCGACTTCGTCTGCCTTCGCCACCGCCTGATCGTCGAAGCCGACGGGCCCTTCCATGATGCGGAGCGAGACGGTGTTCGAGATGCCTGGCTGCAGGCTCAGAACTTTCGCGTCCTGCGTTTCCCCAACCAACAGATCGAAAGCCGGGACTGGGAAGTCATTGCCGCCATCCTCGAAGCCACCAGAGCCAATGGCGATCGCCCTTCTCCCCTTGCGCGTCGAGGAAGCGCGTACACGCGCTGA
- a CDS encoding glutathione S-transferase family protein — translation MITLHAFSSMFPGGIGETKDMRVQWALEEMGLPYRVRGWDYSGGECDTPAFEALSPFGQIPVIEHDGLVLTETAAILIHLAETSGGLTPADPDGREQVRQWCVAAMATVSPAIAGVAMFDAGMTGGDRAARDFWLGLARRWFGGLERWLEGREWIAADPFTVADIALAGVLREARDMELMDEYPAVRRYYERCLARPAWRRTRELTAERLGVDLSAIA, via the coding sequence ATGATCACCCTCCACGCCTTCTCCTCCATGTTCCCCGGCGGGATCGGGGAGACCAAGGACATGCGCGTCCAGTGGGCGCTGGAGGAGATGGGGCTGCCGTATCGGGTGCGGGGCTGGGACTACAGCGGCGGCGAGTGCGACACCCCCGCCTTTGAGGCGCTCAGCCCGTTCGGCCAGATTCCGGTGATCGAGCATGACGGGCTGGTGCTGACCGAGACGGCGGCCATCCTGATCCATCTGGCCGAGACCTCGGGCGGTCTGACTCCCGCCGATCCGGACGGGCGCGAGCAGGTCCGCCAGTGGTGCGTCGCCGCCATGGCCACGGTGTCGCCCGCCATCGCCGGCGTGGCCATGTTCGATGCGGGAATGACCGGCGGGGACCGCGCCGCCCGCGACTTCTGGCTTGGGCTCGCGCGGCGCTGGTTCGGCGGGCTGGAGCGGTGGCTGGAGGGGCGCGAGTGGATCGCCGCCGATCCCTTCACCGTCGCCGACATCGCCCTGGCCGGCGTGCTGCGCGAGGCGCGCGACATGGAGCTGATGGACGAATATCCGGCCGTGCGCCGCTATTACGAACGCTGCCTGGCGCGGCCGGCGTGGCGGCGCACGCGGGAGCTGACCGCTGAGCGGCTGGGCGTGGACCTGTCGGCGATCGCCTGA
- a CDS encoding DUF3008 family protein produces the protein MPAKSAAQQKAAGAALSAKRGDTPKSKLKGASKQMVESMTEKQLEDFAATKRKGKPEHADD, from the coding sequence ATGCCCGCCAAATCCGCCGCCCAGCAAAAGGCCGCCGGCGCCGCCCTCAGCGCCAAGCGCGGCGACACGCCCAAGTCCAAGCTCAAGGGCGCGTCCAAACAGATGGTCGAGTCCATGACCGAGAAGCAGCTCGAGGACTTCGCCGCGACCAAGCGCAAGGGCAAGCCCGAGCACGCCGACGACTGA
- a CDS encoding isovaleryl-CoA dehydrogenase produces the protein MSIPNAPQSMEFGLGESADMIRETTARWAADRLAPRAAEIDEKNEFARDLWPEMGELGLHGITVEEEFGGLGLGYLEHVVAMEEVSRASASIGLSYGAHSNLCVNQIRRWGTEEQKRKYLPGLISGEHVGSLAMSEAGSGSDVMSMRTRAEKKGDRYVLNGTKFWITNAPSAQTLVVYARTGDGNGGVTAFLVERGMKGFSVSKKLDKMGMRGSDTAELVFEDCEIPEENVMGGEGRGAAVLMSGLDYERAVLAAGPLGIMQAALDVVLPYVRERKQFGKAIGSFQLMQAKVADMYVALNSARTYVYAVAKACDQGKTTRYDAAGAILLASENAVKVTLEAVQALGGAGYTKEWPVERLVRDAKLYDIGAGTNEIRRFLIGRELLG, from the coding sequence ATGAGCATTCCCAACGCCCCCCAATCCATGGAATTCGGCCTCGGCGAGAGCGCCGACATGATCCGCGAAACCACCGCCCGCTGGGCCGCCGACCGGCTGGCGCCGCGCGCCGCCGAGATCGACGAGAAGAACGAGTTCGCCCGCGACCTGTGGCCCGAAATGGGCGAGCTGGGCCTGCACGGGATCACGGTGGAAGAAGAGTTCGGCGGCCTGGGCCTGGGCTACCTCGAACACGTCGTGGCGATGGAGGAGGTGTCGCGCGCCTCCGCTTCAATCGGCCTGAGCTACGGCGCCCACTCCAACCTGTGCGTCAATCAGATCCGCCGCTGGGGCACCGAAGAACAGAAGCGCAAATATCTGCCCGGCCTGATCTCGGGCGAGCATGTCGGCTCCCTGGCCATGTCCGAAGCCGGCTCGGGCTCCGACGTCATGTCGATGCGCACCCGCGCCGAGAAGAAGGGCGATCGCTACGTCCTGAACGGCACGAAGTTCTGGATCACCAACGCTCCCTCGGCCCAGACCCTGGTGGTCTACGCCCGCACCGGCGACGGCAACGGCGGCGTCACCGCCTTTTTGGTCGAGCGCGGCATGAAGGGCTTCAGCGTCTCCAAGAAGCTGGACAAGATGGGCATGCGCGGCTCCGACACCGCCGAACTGGTGTTCGAAGACTGCGAAATCCCCGAAGAGAACGTCATGGGCGGCGAAGGCCGCGGCGCGGCCGTGCTGATGAGCGGCCTGGACTATGAGCGGGCCGTCCTGGCCGCCGGTCCGCTGGGCATCATGCAGGCGGCGCTGGACGTGGTCCTGCCCTACGTTCGCGAGCGCAAGCAGTTCGGCAAGGCCATCGGCAGCTTCCAGCTGATGCAGGCCAAGGTCGCCGACATGTACGTCGCCCTCAACAGCGCCCGAACCTATGTCTACGCCGTCGCCAAGGCCTGCGACCAGGGCAAGACCACCCGCTACGACGCCGCCGGCGCCATCCTTCTGGCCTCCGAGAACGCCGTGAAGGTCACGCTGGAGGCCGTCCAGGCCCTGGGCGGCGCGGGCTACACCAAGGAATGGCCTGTCGAACGCTTGGTCCGCGACGCCAAGCTCTACGACATCGGCGCCGGCACCAACGAAATCCGCCGCTTCCTGATCGGACGCGAGCTGCTGGGCTGA
- a CDS encoding lysozyme: MSFWVNDVSEADQNRMKVSREGLLLIKSFEGFRPRAVARLQGGFTIGYGHVRSARADSAVTEQEAELLLQYDLIPVVTAIREAVTAPLNQHQFDALASFGFSVGPEAFKASEVVRELNAGHAAQAAEALAAAPEPSAPDALSRRRAAERALFIAEPARAPALSNLMTAPIQARTSVAELRAAVQPAVTAPEVKPAKAPAPTGASSWPYLVIGAVGMVAFGAAVAAFRRAAIQGDAGQIGLIGWGLAVVAAACLGVAALRLFRAAPEADQTV; this comes from the coding sequence GTGTCGTTTTGGGTCAATGACGTGTCCGAAGCCGATCAGAACCGCATGAAGGTGTCCCGCGAGGGCCTGTTGCTCATCAAGAGCTTCGAAGGCTTCCGGCCGCGCGCCGTTGCGCGCCTGCAGGGCGGCTTCACCATCGGTTACGGCCATGTCCGCTCGGCCCGGGCCGATTCGGCCGTGACCGAGCAGGAAGCCGAGCTGCTGCTGCAGTACGACCTGATCCCGGTCGTGACCGCGATCCGCGAGGCGGTCACCGCGCCGCTGAACCAGCACCAGTTCGACGCCCTGGCCAGCTTTGGCTTCTCTGTGGGCCCCGAAGCCTTCAAGGCTTCAGAAGTGGTGCGCGAGCTGAACGCCGGCCATGCGGCGCAGGCCGCCGAGGCCCTGGCCGCCGCGCCCGAGCCGTCCGCCCCGGACGCCCTGTCGCGCCGCCGCGCCGCCGAGCGCGCCCTATTCATCGCCGAACCGGCTCGCGCCCCTGCCCTGTCGAACCTGATGACCGCCCCGATCCAGGCCCGCACCTCGGTCGCCGAGCTGCGTGCCGCGGTCCAGCCGGCCGTCACCGCCCCCGAAGTCAAACCCGCCAAGGCGCCCGCGCCCACGGGCGCTTCGTCCTGGCCCTATCTGGTGATCGGAGCGGTGGGGATGGTCGCCTTCGGCGCCGCCGTCGCCGCCTTTCGCCGGGCGGCGATCCAGGGCGACGCTGGACAGATCGGACTGATCGGCTGGGGCCTGGCGGTGGTCGCCGCCGCCTGCCTGGGCGTGGCCGCCCTGCGGCTGTTCCGCGCCGCGCCCGAGGCCGACCAGACCGTCTGA
- the mgtE gene encoding magnesium transporter, with translation MTHTDSALPRAPDSEVEDHEALGEDYALTPAFVEKVVDAADDGDGLRLRGLLEDLHPADVADLMGFLTAEHRMVVVQWLPPDLLAETLPELDDGIREEVLERVPHLTLAEALQELDSDDAAAVVEEMEDDQRERVLAAMPEVDRAAIESSLGYEEESAGRLMQREFMAAPQFWNVGDTIDHVRAQGEDLPELFFDIYVVDPLNRPIGGVPISRLLRSPRATPLADLMEPVNEITVDQDQEEVAYIFEKYHLISAPVVDAAGRLVGQLTVDDIVNIIQEENREDILRLAGVSDEDRGSSVFEIVRGRVPWLTINLGTAVLGAAVISVFEATIQEIVALAVLMPIVSAIGGNAGTQALTVTVRALATRELNSSNAVRTFWRELIVGLANGLILAPLIGVAAGFWAQDIAIGLVIGAAMVLNLMIAATVGVLTPITLSKLKFDPAVSSAVFVTATTDFFGFLIFLGLATIVLL, from the coding sequence GTGACCCACACGGATTCCGCCCTCCCGAGAGCCCCTGACTCCGAAGTCGAAGACCACGAAGCGCTGGGCGAGGACTACGCCCTGACACCCGCCTTCGTCGAAAAGGTGGTGGACGCCGCCGACGACGGCGACGGCCTGCGTCTGCGCGGCCTGCTCGAAGACCTGCACCCTGCCGACGTCGCCGACCTGATGGGCTTCCTGACGGCCGAGCACCGGATGGTGGTGGTCCAGTGGCTGCCGCCCGACCTGTTGGCCGAAACCCTCCCCGAGCTGGACGACGGCATCCGCGAGGAGGTGCTGGAGCGGGTGCCTCACCTGACCCTGGCCGAGGCGCTGCAGGAGCTGGACTCCGACGACGCCGCCGCCGTCGTCGAGGAGATGGAGGACGACCAGCGCGAGCGCGTTCTGGCCGCCATGCCCGAGGTCGACCGCGCCGCGATCGAAAGCTCGCTGGGCTACGAGGAGGAATCCGCCGGCCGCCTGATGCAGCGCGAGTTCATGGCCGCGCCGCAGTTCTGGAACGTCGGCGACACCATCGACCACGTGCGCGCACAGGGCGAGGATCTGCCCGAGCTCTTTTTCGACATCTATGTCGTCGACCCGCTGAACCGCCCTATCGGCGGCGTGCCGATCAGCCGTCTGCTCCGCAGCCCTCGTGCGACGCCGCTCGCCGACCTGATGGAGCCGGTCAACGAGATCACGGTCGATCAGGACCAGGAAGAGGTCGCTTACATCTTCGAGAAATACCACCTGATCTCGGCGCCGGTGGTGGACGCCGCCGGCCGTCTGGTAGGCCAGCTGACGGTCGACGACATCGTCAACATCATCCAGGAAGAGAACCGCGAGGACATCCTGCGCCTGGCCGGCGTTTCGGACGAGGATCGCGGCTCCAGCGTCTTCGAGATCGTGCGCGGCCGCGTGCCTTGGCTGACGATCAACCTGGGCACGGCCGTGCTGGGCGCAGCCGTCATCTCGGTGTTCGAGGCGACGATCCAGGAAATCGTCGCCCTGGCCGTGCTGATGCCGATCGTGTCGGCCATCGGCGGCAACGCCGGCACCCAGGCCCTGACCGTGACGGTGCGCGCCCTGGCCACGCGCGAACTGAACAGCTCCAACGCCGTGCGCACCTTTTGGCGCGAACTGATCGTCGGCCTGGCCAATGGCCTGATCCTGGCGCCCCTGATCGGGGTGGCCGCCGGATTCTGGGCTCAGGACATAGCCATCGGCCTCGTGATCGGCGCGGCCATGGTGCTGAACCTGATGATCGCGGCGACCGTGGGCGTGCTGACGCCCATCACCTTGTCCAAGCTGAAGTTCGATCCGGCCGTCTCGTCGGCCGTGTTCGTGACGGCGACGACGGACTTCTTCGGTTTCCTGATCTTCCTTGGTCTGGCCACGATAGTCCTCCTTTGA
- a CDS encoding FliM/FliN family flagellar motor switch protein gives MSQIDAVDVEISVVLGRSVLPMAQLLRMGRGAVIPLDASESDEVWILANNHPVARGEIEIRDDRIAITVTRPADVYDFMAGAA, from the coding sequence GTGAGCCAGATCGACGCCGTCGATGTCGAGATTTCAGTCGTGCTGGGCCGTTCGGTCCTGCCGATGGCGCAACTGCTGCGCATGGGCCGGGGCGCGGTCATCCCGCTGGACGCGTCTGAAAGCGACGAGGTCTGGATCCTGGCCAACAACCACCCCGTGGCGCGCGGCGAGATCGAGATTCGCGACGACCGCATCGCCATCACCGTGACCCGCCCGGCCGACGTCTACGACTTCATGGCCGGCGCCGCCTGA
- the lipB gene encoding lipoyl(octanoyl) transferase LipB, which produces MLADPLSLSLKRDDGAPVGWAVSEGYVEYDAAVQAMEARVAAIAAGEADEVVWLLEHPPLYTAGVSAKDGDLLDAGRFPVHRTGRGGQFTYHGPGQRVAYVMLDLNRRGRDVRGFVRGLEAWIIDALDRFGVEAGPREGRVGVWVERKGPGWSREDKIAAIGVKVRRWVTFHGISLNVEPNLDHFGGIVPCGISEHGVTSLVDLGRPATLDEADAALKGAFSEIFGRVASADPPI; this is translated from the coding sequence ATGCTTGCCGACCCGTTAAGTTTGAGCCTGAAGCGCGACGACGGGGCGCCGGTCGGCTGGGCCGTCTCAGAGGGTTACGTCGAATACGACGCGGCGGTTCAGGCGATGGAGGCCCGCGTCGCCGCGATCGCGGCCGGCGAAGCTGACGAGGTGGTCTGGCTGCTGGAGCATCCGCCGCTCTACACCGCCGGGGTCTCGGCCAAGGACGGCGACCTTCTGGATGCGGGTCGGTTTCCGGTGCACCGCACGGGCCGGGGCGGGCAGTTCACCTATCACGGACCGGGCCAGCGCGTGGCCTATGTCATGCTGGACCTGAACCGGCGCGGCCGCGACGTGCGCGGCTTCGTAAGGGGGCTGGAGGCCTGGATCATCGACGCTCTGGATCGCTTCGGCGTCGAGGCGGGACCGCGCGAGGGCCGGGTCGGCGTCTGGGTCGAGCGCAAGGGGCCCGGGTGGTCCCGCGAGGACAAGATCGCCGCCATAGGCGTGAAGGTCCGTCGCTGGGTCACTTTCCACGGCATCAGCCTGAACGTCGAACCGAACCTGGACCATTTCGGCGGCATCGTGCCGTGCGGCATCAGCGAGCACGGCGTGACCAGCCTGGTCGATCTGGGCCGGCCCGCGACGCTGGACGAGGCCGACGCCGCGCTGAAGGGCGCCTTCAGTGAAATCTTCGGCCGCGTCGCCTCGGCCGATCCGCCGATTTGA